Within Lolium rigidum isolate FL_2022 chromosome 5, APGP_CSIRO_Lrig_0.1, whole genome shotgun sequence, the genomic segment AAAGGGACGAATAATAAGGACTTGGATTCAACGgcttgccatgccatgttcagtGGCCTCAAACTGAAGCCGGAATATTCGGAAGTGGCTGAACAAATGTTGGGCAGGCTTAAAGAACTAAGCAAGAAATCAGATGAGAAGGTGTTAGCAGTCGATCTGCGAACTGACTTGCTAGAGAAGAAGGTCTGTAAAACAAGCGGGGGTGCGAGAAGGAAAGGCTGTTATAATCCTCATGAGGTTTTGAATTTCCTGAAGAAGGTTGGCTTCTCTGCTAACACAACCATCTACCTGACAGAGACATGGTGGCACAAAGGCCTGAATACTCTCAAGGAAGCTTTTCCAAACACTTATACCAAGGCAAGTAACCAATCTACCATTTAATTAGTGTGCATCATATTCTGTTTTCTCCTAACTAATTCTCCAGCTGCGATGATATATTAGCTAACATAAAAGCTAGCACAAAACAACAGATCCGCTCAATATGCTATTGTAACTTGTTATGCAGgaccactttttttttgaaaaaaagccTTATGGCAGGGATTTTTGACCTAAAATTTGTCTTTGCGTAGGATGACATAATTCCGGCTGAGAAGAAAGGTGAGTTCCTGAATTCAGGCGATTCAGATCTAGCAAGAGCCCTGGACCTCGAGATTTGCTCGCAGAGCGATGTCTTTGTCCCTGCCATTGCTGGTATGTTCTACGGACATGTTGCCGGTAAGAGGATTGGATCAGGCCTGACCGAGATCCTTGTTCCTGCTACGGGACTCGGCGCATCAGCGCAGGCTTCAGACTTCATCTCCACATACATCACCAAGAAGAGCCACTTTGCCTACTCGTGCTACTGCTAGTACCGCCTAGTGTTTACTGTCATTTAATAAGATGAACTGAAGTGAGATGCTCGGCCATGTTTTGGGTACATA encodes:
- the LOC124652191 gene encoding protein MANNAN SYNTHESIS-RELATED 1-like, with the translated sequence MVDPRQVVAGFLTLSMFVMLGNMIKHDHFTSVSELSIEATGVEFNAMKIADNTEITNANRAGVEPLNEAVEEIKPCWTKPSPKGEQSNGFVTLSLTMGPEYHISQIADAVVIARYLGATLVLPEIRGDELGKSRNFQDMYDAEKFKRSLDGVVKVVDKLPNEWSSKKPAVIRVPNRVTEHFILETIQPIFQTNSYLRLAIIFSSVSLKPKGTNNKDLDSTACHAMFSGLKLKPEYSEVAEQMLGRLKELSKKSDEKVLAVDLRTDLLEKKVCKTSGGARRKGCYNPHEVLNFLKKVGFSANTTIYLTETWWHKGLNTLKEAFPNTYTKDDIIPAEKKGEFLNSGDSDLARALDLEICSQSDVFVPAIAGMFYGHVAGKRIGSGLTEILVPATGLGASAQASDFISTYITKKSHFAYSCYC